AGGCTCAGATCGTGACCGAGCATGATATTGCGCTCCGCGCCGAGGCTCGCGCCCTGCAGCGTACCGTGGAAGGCCACCACCGTCGGCACCTGGGGATCGAGCTGCGCCACGGTCTGCTCCACGAACTGCGCCACGCGCCGGACGATCTCGCTTTCGAGCGCGGCCAGCGGCAGGCCGATCATCTCCTCTTTGCTCAGCAGCGCCTGACGGTTGAGCCAGGGCACGGCAATGATCTGCAGCGGGCCGTTGCGCGTGGCGAGCGTGTAACTGCGCAGCCGCGCGGCGATGGTCACGCCCTCAACTTCTAGCGTGTCGAAGATCTCGACCGAGTGGGCGCGCGTCTGGGCCGCGGGCGCGTCGTGGTTGCCGAGCAGCAGAAAGACCGGCACGCCGGCGCGCGACAGACGACGGATGCGCCGGGCAAACTCGCGCTGATGGGTGGGATTCGGCGCACGGTTCTTGTAGATATCACCGGCGATCAACACTAGATCAACCGGCTCGCGCTCCAGCGCGTAGTCGAGCACCTCGTCCAGGCGCTGGAGGTAATCCTCCAGGCGCGTGTGCAGACCGGTGGCCGGGTTGAGGCGGCCATAGTTTTCGATGCCGATATGGATGTCGGCCAGATGGAGCAGTTTGGGCATGGACCTTCCGCCGGCAGTGCGACGGCTGAGCTATCGCGCCGCACGATTCTCAGCCTGCGTTTAACGATGAGCGGTATTATACACGGGACACGATGATGAGCACCAAGCATGCGCCGGCACAACCGCCGGCTGAGGAGTCATGGATGAAACGCGTGATGGCCTGGCGACCGCCGCTCTGGCTGGTGGTGCTGCTGAT
This is a stretch of genomic DNA from Kallotenue papyrolyticum. It encodes these proteins:
- a CDS encoding metallophosphoesterase family protein, producing MPKLLHLADIHIGIENYGRLNPATGLHTRLEDYLQRLDEVLDYALEREPVDLVLIAGDIYKNRAPNPTHQREFARRIRRLSRAGVPVFLLLGNHDAPAAQTRAHSVEIFDTLEVEGVTIAARLRSYTLATRNGPLQIIAVPWLNRQALLSKEEMIGLPLAALESEIVRRVAQFVEQTVAQLDPQVPTVVAFHGTLQGASLGAERNIMLGHDLSLPRSVLALPGVDYIALGHIHRHQVIGDQPPAVYPGSIERIDFGEEHEVKGFVIAEVEKGRVAWRFVELAARPFVTVRVDVRDHPDPQERIRRAIARHDLQGAIARVIVTCRSEQRSIIDEGVVRVQLEEAGAQQVAAVALEVERVTRGRFAEVAGELRDGLTPLRALELYLRSKNVPPARRERLMQAAEGLMREG